Proteins encoded by one window of Microbacterium testaceum:
- a CDS encoding MFS transporter has product MSQTDPAAPPRRGARGAFIDLRPLTTSPAFARLWVGSTLAGLGGQLTVVAVMLHVFELTQSTFAVSMIAVAGLLPMVAAGLYGGMLADAFDRRTVALLSAVVTFASTALLAALAWTGLETVGWLFVLSVVNSAANSIVMATKSAITPRLIPRDLLPAAAALQGVTVGVMVMAGPALAGVLVAVAGYAWTYSLDVLLMTSLFLGLWSLPKLRPEGEVVRPGLESFRDGVRFLRRAPNIRLQYILDIIAMTFGQPVALFPAIGAVLLGGGAITTGILTAAVAAGAFFSSLFSGPIGRVRRQGLGIERAIQVYGLSIGLFGLVLLAATLGWLRPALVDETHAAVALIALAAVVLAVSGAADNVSAIYRSTMMQAAVPDAMRGRLQGIFVVVVAGGPRVGALYAGTLATLAALWVPPLFGGILILGLVGTLVRFSPRFRAYDALDPQP; this is encoded by the coding sequence GTGAGTCAGACCGATCCCGCCGCTCCCCCGCGCCGAGGCGCCCGCGGTGCGTTCATCGATCTGCGGCCCCTGACGACCTCGCCGGCTTTCGCGCGACTCTGGGTGGGGTCGACGCTCGCCGGCCTCGGTGGCCAGCTGACGGTCGTCGCCGTCATGCTCCACGTGTTCGAGCTGACCCAGAGCACGTTCGCGGTGTCGATGATCGCGGTCGCGGGGCTGCTCCCCATGGTTGCGGCGGGCCTGTACGGCGGCATGCTCGCGGACGCCTTCGACCGACGCACCGTCGCCCTGCTGTCCGCGGTGGTCACGTTCGCCTCGACCGCGCTGCTCGCCGCCCTCGCGTGGACGGGTCTCGAGACCGTCGGGTGGCTGTTCGTGCTCAGCGTGGTGAACTCCGCGGCGAACTCCATCGTGATGGCGACGAAGTCCGCGATCACCCCCCGCCTCATCCCCCGGGATCTGCTGCCCGCCGCCGCCGCATTGCAGGGTGTCACCGTCGGGGTCATGGTGATGGCGGGCCCGGCCCTGGCCGGCGTGCTCGTCGCCGTCGCGGGTTACGCCTGGACCTACTCTCTCGACGTCCTCCTGATGACCTCGCTGTTCCTCGGCCTCTGGTCGCTGCCGAAGCTCCGCCCCGAGGGTGAGGTCGTCCGACCCGGACTCGAGTCGTTCCGCGACGGCGTGCGCTTCCTCCGTCGGGCTCCGAACATCCGGCTGCAGTACATCCTCGACATCATCGCGATGACCTTCGGGCAGCCGGTGGCCCTGTTCCCGGCGATCGGGGCGGTGCTGCTGGGCGGCGGGGCGATCACCACCGGCATCCTGACGGCGGCCGTCGCCGCGGGGGCCTTCTTCTCCAGCCTGTTCTCGGGCCCGATCGGGCGCGTGCGCCGGCAGGGGCTCGGCATCGAACGTGCGATCCAGGTCTACGGTCTGTCCATCGGCCTCTTCGGTCTCGTGCTTCTCGCGGCCACTCTCGGCTGGCTCCGCCCGGCCCTGGTGGACGAGACCCACGCGGCGGTCGCCCTCATCGCCCTCGCCGCGGTGGTCCTGGCGGTGTCCGGCGCCGCCGACAACGTCAGCGCGATCTATCGGTCGACCATGATGCAGGCGGCGGTTCCGGATGCCATGCGCGGGCGCCTCCAGGGCATCTTCGTCGTCGTGGTGGCCGGTGGCCCTCGCGTCGGCGCCCTCTACGCCGGCACCCTGGCGACCCTCGCCGCCCTGTGGGTGCCGCCGCTGTTCGGCGGCATCCTGATCCTCGGTCTCGTCGGCACCCTCGTGCGGTTCTCGCCGCGTTTCCGCGCGTACGACGCGCTCGACCCTCAGCCCTGA
- a CDS encoding isopenicillin N synthase family dioxygenase → MSDLNLPVLDLSLLDQGPDAAARFRDELRAATHDVGFFYLTGTGVSADLEARLLRAAKDFFALPEAEKLSIENVTSPHFRGYTRVGGERTQGRVDWREQIDIGPERAPLTDPDGPGYNRLVGPNLWPAAQPELQDVVTEWHDHLTGVARKLLRAWALALGAEEQYFDRHFGDPQTLIKIVRYPGKDDPTPQQGVGAHKDSGVLTLLWVEPGKGGLQVERDGEWVDAPPVSGAFVVNIGELLEYATQGYLRATNHRVISPRFPDERISVPFFFNPALDARLPIIELPAELAAQSRGVEDDPDNPIHATYGENALKSRLRAHPDVAERWHPDLVAARTAS, encoded by the coding sequence ATGTCCGACCTGAACCTCCCCGTTCTCGACCTCTCGCTCCTCGACCAGGGCCCCGACGCCGCCGCCCGCTTTCGCGACGAGCTGCGCGCCGCCACCCACGACGTCGGGTTCTTCTACCTGACCGGCACCGGGGTGAGCGCCGATCTCGAGGCGCGGCTGCTGCGGGCGGCGAAGGACTTCTTCGCCCTGCCCGAGGCCGAGAAGCTCTCGATCGAGAACGTCACGAGCCCCCACTTCCGCGGGTACACGCGCGTCGGCGGCGAGCGCACGCAGGGCCGGGTCGACTGGCGCGAGCAGATCGACATCGGACCCGAGCGGGCCCCCCTGACCGACCCCGACGGCCCGGGGTACAACCGTCTCGTCGGCCCGAACCTGTGGCCCGCGGCGCAGCCCGAGCTGCAGGACGTCGTGACCGAGTGGCACGACCACCTCACGGGCGTCGCACGCAAGCTCCTCCGCGCGTGGGCCCTCGCCCTGGGCGCGGAGGAACAGTACTTCGACCGCCACTTCGGCGACCCGCAGACCCTCATCAAGATCGTCCGCTACCCCGGCAAGGACGACCCCACTCCCCAGCAAGGGGTGGGCGCCCACAAGGACTCGGGCGTGCTGACCCTGCTGTGGGTCGAGCCCGGAAAGGGCGGCCTGCAGGTCGAGCGCGACGGCGAGTGGGTCGACGCTCCCCCGGTGTCGGGCGCCTTCGTGGTCAACATCGGCGAACTGCTCGAGTACGCCACGCAGGGCTACCTGCGGGCGACGAACCACCGGGTGATCTCGCCGCGGTTCCCCGACGAGCGCATCTCGGTGCCGTTCTTCTTCAACCCGGCCCTCGACGCGCGCCTGCCGATCATCGAGCTGCCGGCCGAACTCGCCGCCCAGTCTCGCGGCGTCGAGGACGACCCCGACAACCCCATCCACGCGACCTACGGCGAGAACGCCCTCAAGTCGCGGCTGCGCGCCCACCCCGACGTGGCCGAGCGCTGGCATCCCGACCTGGTCGCCGCCCGCACGGCATCCTGA
- a CDS encoding PrsW family intramembrane metalloprotease produces MTSPSPLSRPGSAEPPRITTAPQTAVSATPPGSRRGGVALWIVAVLLVPLLALLVRYFTAFLGTAASFIGLVLAVIPFVIVWFAVRYIDRWEPEPRRLLVFAVAWGAIASVAIALGVDLVITLAVGPLPGAVSSVIQAPLVEEVAKGLGVLLIFAFARRAFDGPVDGIVYGALIGAGFALTENVQYFAISYLEGGPAQVASTFFLRAVLSPFAHVMFTSLTGFAFGLAARQGLRAGAALRYGVPGLLGAIVLHALWNGSATFFDFFEVYAALQVPLFVLFILGILALRREESRLTRARLGEYAAAGWFTPQEVDMLATGPGRRSALAWSRTLPGDRAAVMKGFIADATALAAARQRSLSGRDPNAPATERYLLERTTAARAALLRP; encoded by the coding sequence ATGACCTCCCCCTCGCCGCTGTCGCGGCCCGGATCCGCCGAGCCGCCCCGCATCACGACGGCTCCCCAGACGGCGGTGTCGGCGACCCCGCCCGGCTCGCGCCGCGGAGGCGTGGCGCTGTGGATCGTCGCCGTGCTGCTGGTGCCGCTCCTCGCGCTGCTGGTGCGCTACTTCACCGCGTTCCTCGGCACGGCAGCGTCGTTCATCGGGCTCGTCCTGGCCGTCATCCCCTTCGTCATCGTGTGGTTCGCCGTGCGCTACATCGACCGGTGGGAACCCGAGCCCCGTCGTCTTCTCGTCTTCGCGGTGGCGTGGGGCGCGATCGCCTCGGTCGCGATCGCTCTGGGTGTCGATCTCGTCATCACCCTCGCCGTGGGGCCCCTCCCGGGCGCCGTGAGCAGCGTCATCCAGGCGCCTCTGGTCGAGGAGGTCGCCAAGGGGCTCGGGGTGCTGTTGATCTTCGCCTTCGCCCGTCGCGCATTCGACGGTCCGGTGGACGGCATCGTCTACGGAGCGCTCATCGGGGCGGGCTTCGCGCTGACCGAGAACGTGCAGTACTTCGCGATCAGCTACCTCGAGGGCGGCCCCGCGCAGGTCGCGAGCACGTTCTTCCTGCGCGCCGTGCTCTCGCCGTTCGCCCATGTCATGTTCACGAGCCTCACGGGGTTCGCTTTCGGCCTCGCCGCGCGCCAGGGGCTGCGCGCGGGGGCCGCGCTCCGATACGGCGTCCCGGGCCTGCTGGGCGCGATCGTTCTGCACGCGCTGTGGAACGGTTCGGCCACCTTCTTCGACTTCTTCGAGGTGTACGCCGCGCTGCAGGTGCCACTGTTCGTGCTGTTCATCCTCGGCATCCTGGCTCTGCGTCGCGAGGAGTCCCGGCTGACCAGGGCCCGGCTGGGGGAATACGCCGCGGCGGGGTGGTTCACCCCTCAAGAGGTGGACATGCTGGCGACCGGCCCGGGTCGACGGTCGGCCCTGGCGTGGTCTCGGACCTTGCCGGGGGACCGCGCCGCCGTGATGAAGGGTTTCATCGCGGATGCCACGGCTCTCGCCGCCGCGAGACAGCGTTCGCTGTCGGGACGCGACCCGAACGCCCCCGCCACGGAGCGCTACCTGCTCGAGCGCACGACCGCCGCCCGCGCGGCGCTGCTCCGCCCCTGA
- a CDS encoding fumarylacetoacetate hydrolase family protein, producing the protein MRFAHVRAQEGAEAPRLVSVHGEELSFVDEFFAGAPRTLEQLIAGGDDLLARVRDAAASAPRHPLTGIRYASAVLAPPSILAVGLNYAAHSGELGLKTDAGPTVFVLWPNSLTAHGETTSWPRSLSEAVDYEAELGVIIGRPGRDISEEDALDHVWGYTVVNDVTARNIQFSEAQWSRCKSFDGFTPTGPFVVTADEIPDPQDLHIWTVVDGHTVQDASTGQMVRSVATLINKLSESVTLLPGTLISTGSPGGAGYSRDPQIFLRDRSTVTVGIDGIGELTTHCRILD; encoded by the coding sequence ATGCGCTTCGCCCACGTCCGTGCACAGGAGGGGGCGGAAGCCCCCCGTCTCGTCAGCGTCCACGGCGAGGAGTTGTCGTTCGTCGACGAGTTCTTCGCCGGTGCCCCGCGCACCCTCGAGCAGCTCATCGCCGGCGGTGACGACCTGCTGGCGCGCGTGCGCGACGCTGCGGCGAGCGCCCCGCGGCATCCCCTCACCGGCATCCGGTACGCGTCCGCGGTGCTCGCTCCGCCCTCGATCCTCGCCGTCGGCCTCAACTACGCCGCGCACTCCGGCGAGCTGGGTCTCAAGACCGACGCCGGTCCGACCGTGTTCGTGCTGTGGCCGAACTCGCTCACCGCGCACGGCGAGACCACGTCGTGGCCGCGCTCGCTCAGCGAGGCCGTCGACTACGAAGCCGAGCTCGGGGTCATCATCGGGCGTCCCGGCCGCGACATCTCCGAGGAGGACGCGCTCGATCACGTCTGGGGCTACACGGTGGTCAACGACGTGACCGCGCGCAACATCCAGTTCTCCGAGGCTCAGTGGTCGCGCTGCAAGTCGTTCGACGGCTTCACCCCCACCGGTCCCTTCGTCGTGACCGCCGACGAGATCCCCGACCCGCAGGACCTGCACATCTGGACCGTCGTCGACGGTCACACGGTTCAGGATGCCAGCACCGGCCAGATGGTGCGCTCGGTCGCGACCCTCATCAACAAGCTGTCGGAGTCGGTGACGCTGCTCCCCGGAACCCTCATCTCCACCGGCAGCCCCGGAGGTGCCGGTTACTCGCGCGACCCGCAGATCTTCCTGCGCGACCGCTCGACCGTGACCGTCGGGATCGACGGCATCGGCGAGCTGACCACTCACTGCCGCATCCTCGACTGA
- a CDS encoding YceI family protein, whose amino-acid sequence MTDTTALDIPGYKAGTWVLDPSHSEVTFSVRHMMISKVRGTFGMKSATIVAPENPLEATVEASVDVTSVDTKDEGRDQHLRSAEFFDVETYPTMDFRSTGVRLEDGDFLVDGDLTIRGITKPATFALDFGGFGTDPWGNYKAGATAKTVINREDFGLTWNAALETGGVLVGKDVTIELDLQLSLQA is encoded by the coding sequence ATGACTGACACCACCGCCCTCGACATCCCCGGTTACAAGGCGGGGACCTGGGTGCTCGACCCCTCGCACAGCGAGGTCACCTTCTCGGTGCGCCACATGATGATCTCGAAGGTGCGCGGCACCTTCGGCATGAAGAGCGCCACGATCGTCGCTCCCGAGAACCCCCTCGAGGCCACCGTCGAGGCATCCGTCGACGTCACCTCGGTCGACACCAAGGACGAGGGTCGCGACCAGCACCTCCGTTCGGCGGAGTTCTTCGACGTCGAGACCTACCCGACGATGGACTTCCGCTCCACCGGTGTCCGCCTCGAGGACGGCGACTTCCTCGTCGACGGCGACCTGACCATCCGCGGCATCACCAAGCCCGCGACCTTCGCGCTCGACTTCGGCGGCTTCGGCACCGACCCGTGGGGCAACTACAAGGCCGGTGCGACCGCCAAGACCGTCATCAACCGCGAAGACTTCGGCCTCACCTGGAACGCCGCCCTCGAGACCGGTGGCGTGCTCGTCGGCAAGGACGTCACCATCGAGCTCGACCTGCAGCTCTCGCTCCAGGCGTGA
- a CDS encoding DMT family transporter, translated as MASPSAPSPVSIAVQFVLTGIVWGSSFLFIAIALTGMTPAQVAGGRLLFGALALAAIVAIRRERLPRNRWVWGHLSVLSLSFCVVPFLLFAWAEQHVSSGLASIFNATTPIMTAIMAWAVFRVESLKLGQLIGIAVGIAGVVVIIAPGAVADVGDSTIAQVALLGATACYGFSLAYMRRFLGDTGLSGIAFAFGYIGPAAAFMVLLSPFILVEPMQLTLPVVGSIVALGVLGTGIAYVWNQNTLRAWGPTRASTVTYITPVVGVALGILVLGERISWNEPVGAAVVFVGILLVQQRIRLRRHARA; from the coding sequence GTGGCATCCCCCTCCGCTCCCTCGCCCGTCTCGATCGCCGTGCAGTTCGTGCTCACCGGCATCGTGTGGGGCTCGAGCTTCCTCTTCATCGCGATCGCCCTGACTGGCATGACCCCGGCGCAGGTCGCCGGCGGCCGCCTGCTGTTCGGCGCTCTCGCGCTGGCCGCGATCGTGGCGATCCGCCGCGAGCGTCTGCCCCGCAATCGCTGGGTGTGGGGGCACCTGAGCGTGCTGTCGCTGAGTTTCTGCGTGGTGCCGTTCCTGCTGTTCGCGTGGGCGGAGCAGCACGTCTCCTCGGGGCTGGCGAGCATCTTCAACGCGACCACGCCGATCATGACCGCGATCATGGCGTGGGCGGTCTTCCGCGTCGAGAGCCTGAAGCTCGGACAGCTGATCGGCATCGCCGTGGGCATCGCGGGCGTCGTCGTGATCATCGCGCCGGGCGCCGTGGCCGATGTGGGCGACAGCACGATCGCGCAGGTCGCCCTCCTGGGCGCGACGGCCTGTTACGGCTTCAGCCTCGCGTACATGCGCCGCTTCCTCGGCGACACCGGCCTCTCGGGCATCGCTTTCGCGTTCGGCTACATCGGTCCGGCGGCGGCGTTCATGGTCCTGCTGTCGCCGTTCATCCTGGTCGAGCCGATGCAGCTGACCCTGCCGGTGGTCGGGAGCATCGTCGCCCTCGGCGTTCTCGGCACCGGGATCGCCTACGTCTGGAACCAGAACACCCTGCGCGCCTGGGGGCCGACCCGCGCCTCGACCGTCACGTACATCACCCCGGTGGTCGGGGTGGCTCTCGGCATCCTGGTCCTGGGCGAGCGCATCTCCTGGAACGAGCCCGTGGGCGCGGCGGTGGTGTTCGTGGGCATTCTGCTCGTGCAGCAGCGCATCCGCCTGCGGCGTCACGCTCGCGCCTGA
- the efeO gene encoding iron uptake system protein EfeO yields the protein MNSTRLLAATAAAGATVLLLSGCVAKSDAAASGALSVTSTGDGCAVSAASAPSGTVAFDVSNKSDQVTEFYLLASDGLRIVGEVENIAPGASRNLTVVAQPGDYFTLCKPGMVGDGVGKASFTVTGDAVAVSGPDAEQKQKAVDLYAAFVKDQVGQLIPAVQTFTAAYESGDDAAAKEQFPRVRAFYERIEPIAEALGDLDPRIDYREVDAVAEGLDWTGFHRIEKDLWVPAQDALNADGETPAWKDWAPSTPAERATYGDKLVADTQELYDYVHSDAFTQALDAQGVAGISNGAISLLDEVATGKISGEEDWWSGTDLNDFAANVEGSKMAFSLVRDFADSKGDKGIALVSRIDGGYADLEAALAKYGSLDAGFVPYSQITEADKRQLTDLINALAEPLSQLTVTILE from the coding sequence ATGAACTCGACACGCCTCCTCGCGGCGACCGCCGCGGCCGGCGCGACCGTCCTGCTCCTGTCCGGCTGCGTCGCCAAATCCGACGCGGCGGCCTCGGGTGCACTGTCCGTCACCTCGACCGGCGACGGCTGCGCGGTCTCGGCCGCCAGCGCGCCCAGCGGCACCGTCGCGTTCGACGTGAGCAACAAGAGCGACCAGGTCACGGAGTTCTACCTTCTGGCGTCCGACGGTCTGCGCATCGTCGGCGAAGTCGAGAACATCGCCCCGGGTGCCTCGCGCAACCTCACGGTCGTCGCGCAGCCCGGCGACTACTTCACCCTCTGCAAGCCCGGTATGGTCGGCGACGGGGTGGGCAAGGCGAGCTTCACCGTCACCGGAGACGCCGTCGCCGTCAGTGGTCCGGATGCCGAGCAGAAGCAGAAGGCCGTCGACCTCTACGCCGCCTTCGTCAAGGACCAGGTCGGACAGCTGATCCCCGCCGTGCAGACGTTCACCGCCGCCTACGAGTCGGGCGACGACGCCGCGGCGAAAGAGCAGTTCCCGCGCGTGCGCGCCTTCTACGAGCGCATCGAGCCGATCGCCGAGGCGCTCGGCGACCTCGATCCGCGCATCGACTACCGCGAGGTCGACGCCGTGGCCGAGGGGCTGGACTGGACCGGGTTCCACCGCATCGAGAAGGACCTCTGGGTTCCGGCGCAGGACGCACTGAACGCCGACGGCGAGACCCCCGCGTGGAAGGACTGGGCGCCCTCGACCCCCGCCGAGCGCGCGACCTACGGTGACAAGCTCGTCGCCGACACCCAGGAGCTGTACGACTACGTACACTCCGACGCCTTCACCCAGGCGCTCGACGCGCAGGGCGTCGCGGGGATCTCGAACGGGGCGATCTCGCTGCTCGACGAGGTTGCCACGGGCAAGATCAGCGGCGAAGAGGACTGGTGGTCGGGCACCGACCTCAACGACTTCGCGGCGAACGTCGAGGGCTCGAAGATGGCCTTCTCGCTCGTGCGCGATTTCGCCGATTCGAAGGGCGACAAGGGCATCGCGCTCGTGTCGCGCATCGACGGCGGCTACGCCGATCTCGAGGCGGCCCTGGCGAAGTACGGGTCGCTCGACGCCGGCTTCGTCCCCTACAGCCAGATCACCGAGGCCGACAAGCGCCAGCTCACCGACCTCATCAACGCCCTCGCCGAGCCGCTCTCGCAGCTGACGGTGACGATCCTGGAGTGA
- the efeU gene encoding iron uptake transporter permease EfeU yields the protein MLASFFATFLIGLREGLEAALVVGILVAYLTRLDRRDALPTLWTGVGLAVALALGVGAIFTFGAYMLTFEAQELLGGGLSLVAVAMVTWMIFWMQKAGRTLKAGLEGGLDKALRGGVWALVAIGFVSVAREGVETTLLLWSMVQSFGESPVALLGALLGLMTAVVLGWFIARGMLRLNLGRFFTWTGGVLVIVAAGVLAYAFHDLQEAGALPGPFGAGAPLDPATGAVATGWAGFPFGWAFDVSTTIAPDSALAVLLQATVGFMPQMTWLQVIAWVVYIAIVAPLFFRGVRANRRPPSTGAAASDAAPRPTVAVEPARVGSSPTAPPATATP from the coding sequence GTGCTCGCAAGCTTCTTCGCCACCTTCCTCATCGGTCTGCGTGAGGGCCTCGAGGCGGCCCTGGTCGTCGGCATCCTCGTCGCCTACCTCACGCGTCTCGACCGCCGCGACGCGCTCCCCACGCTGTGGACCGGTGTGGGACTCGCCGTCGCCCTCGCCCTCGGCGTCGGGGCGATCTTCACCTTCGGCGCGTACATGCTGACGTTCGAGGCGCAGGAGTTGCTCGGCGGCGGGCTGTCCCTGGTGGCCGTCGCGATGGTCACGTGGATGATCTTCTGGATGCAGAAGGCGGGGCGCACGCTCAAGGCGGGCCTCGAGGGCGGCCTCGACAAGGCGCTGCGCGGGGGCGTCTGGGCGCTCGTGGCCATCGGGTTCGTCTCGGTCGCGCGCGAGGGCGTCGAGACGACCCTTCTGCTGTGGTCGATGGTGCAGTCGTTCGGCGAATCGCCCGTCGCCCTGTTGGGCGCACTGCTCGGGCTGATGACGGCCGTCGTGCTCGGCTGGTTCATCGCGCGCGGCATGCTGCGCCTGAACCTCGGCCGCTTCTTCACCTGGACCGGCGGCGTCCTCGTCATCGTCGCGGCCGGTGTCCTCGCGTACGCCTTCCACGATCTGCAGGAGGCGGGAGCCCTTCCGGGACCCTTCGGAGCCGGGGCGCCGCTCGATCCCGCGACCGGTGCGGTCGCCACAGGGTGGGCCGGCTTCCCCTTCGGCTGGGCGTTCGACGTCTCCACCACCATCGCGCCCGACAGCGCGCTCGCCGTACTGCTGCAGGCGACGGTCGGCTTCATGCCGCAGATGACCTGGCTCCAGGTGATCGCCTGGGTGGTGTACATCGCCATCGTCGCGCCCCTCTTCTTCCGCGGCGTCCGCGCAAACCGCCGCCCACCGTCGACGGGTGCTGCGGCATCGGATGCCGCACCCCGCCCCACCGTCGCGGTGGAGCCGGCACGGGTCGGGTCCTCGCCCACCGCCCCGCCCGCCACCGCCACCCCGTAG
- a CDS encoding aspartate ammonia-lyase: protein MALDAMTRTRTETDSLGSLEIPADAYWGIHTARALENFPIAKRPISVYPDLVRALAMVKQASARANREIGVLDHEKADLIDRAAQRVIDGEFHDEFTVGVIQGGAGTSTNMNANEVITNIALEMAGREKGDYAFLSPIDDTNRSQSTNDVYPTAIKIGLALTLQSLLEELKLLRQSFLSKSEEFHDVLKVGRTQLQDAVPMTLGQEFHGFATTLGEDYNRLTENAYLLYEINMGATAIGTGITAHAGYGGAVLRHLRQITGLDLETATDLVESTSDTGAFMSFSSSLKRNAVKLSKICNDLRLLSSGPQAGLGEINLPARQAGSSIMPGKVNPVIPEVVNQVAFSVVGADMTVTMAVESGQLQLNAFEPVIAHSIYQSITWMRQAMWTLRVNCVDGITANRERLGAMVGSSVGVVTALTPFIGYAAAAALAKTALLTHRNVADLVVEAGLMTRDEVMKQISPARLSGLQAVTAAIPIVRAADSVVEG, encoded by the coding sequence ATGGCTTTGGACGCAATGACGCGCACCCGTACCGAGACCGACTCCCTCGGATCCCTCGAGATCCCCGCCGACGCGTACTGGGGAATCCACACCGCCAGAGCGCTCGAGAACTTCCCGATCGCCAAGCGACCCATCTCGGTGTACCCCGACCTCGTGCGGGCCCTGGCGATGGTCAAGCAGGCCTCGGCCCGGGCCAACCGCGAGATCGGCGTGCTCGACCACGAGAAGGCCGACCTCATCGATCGCGCTGCCCAGCGCGTGATCGACGGCGAATTCCACGACGAGTTCACCGTCGGCGTCATCCAGGGCGGTGCCGGCACCTCGACCAACATGAACGCCAACGAGGTCATCACCAACATCGCCCTCGAGATGGCCGGGCGCGAGAAGGGCGACTACGCCTTCCTGTCGCCGATCGACGACACCAACCGCAGCCAGTCCACGAACGACGTCTACCCGACCGCGATCAAGATCGGGCTCGCGCTCACTCTCCAGAGCCTGCTCGAAGAGCTCAAGCTCCTGCGTCAGTCGTTCCTGTCGAAGTCGGAGGAGTTCCACGACGTCCTCAAGGTCGGGCGTACGCAGCTGCAGGATGCCGTGCCGATGACCCTCGGTCAGGAGTTCCACGGTTTCGCGACGACGCTCGGCGAGGACTACAACCGCCTCACCGAGAACGCGTACCTGCTCTACGAGATCAACATGGGCGCGACCGCCATCGGCACCGGGATCACCGCCCACGCCGGCTATGGGGGAGCGGTGCTCAGGCACCTGCGCCAGATCACCGGCCTGGATCTCGAGACGGCGACCGACCTCGTCGAGTCGACGAGCGACACCGGTGCGTTCATGTCGTTCTCGTCGTCGCTCAAGCGCAACGCGGTCAAGCTGTCCAAGATCTGCAACGACCTGCGTCTGCTGTCGAGCGGCCCCCAGGCGGGCCTCGGCGAGATCAACCTCCCCGCACGCCAGGCGGGTTCGAGCATCATGCCGGGCAAGGTGAACCCCGTCATCCCCGAGGTGGTGAATCAGGTCGCATTCTCGGTGGTCGGCGCCGACATGACCGTCACGATGGCCGTCGAGAGCGGTCAGCTGCAGCTCAACGCCTTCGAGCCGGTCATCGCGCACTCGATCTACCAGTCGATCACGTGGATGCGGCAGGCGATGTGGACGCTCCGCGTCAACTGCGTCGACGGCATCACGGCCAACCGCGAGCGTCTGGGCGCGATGGTGGGCTCGTCGGTCGGCGTCGTCACGGCGCTGACGCCGTTCATCGGCTACGCCGCCGCGGCGGCCCTCGCCAAGACCGCGCTGCTCACGCACCGCAACGTCGCCGACCTGGTCGTCGAGGCCGGGCTCATGACGCGCGACGAGGTCATGAAGCAGATCTCTCCCGCCCGTCTCTCCGGCCTGCAGGCGGTGACGGCCGCGATCCCGATCGTGCGCGCGGCGGACAGCGTCGTCGAGGGCTGA
- a CDS encoding FKBP-type peptidyl-prolyl cis-trans isomerase, protein MTDRTKPEFDAPSGPAPSDLVIRDITVGDGDEAKPGDTVTVHYAGVEYESGEEFDSSWGRGESIQFPLRGLIQGWQDGIPGMKVGGRRELVIPPHLAYGPAGGHFLGGKTLIFIIDLLKVG, encoded by the coding sequence ATGACTGATCGCACCAAGCCGGAGTTCGACGCTCCCAGCGGCCCCGCCCCCTCCGACCTCGTCATCCGCGACATCACCGTCGGCGACGGCGACGAGGCGAAGCCCGGCGACACCGTCACCGTGCACTACGCCGGTGTCGAGTACGAGTCGGGTGAAGAGTTCGACTCCTCGTGGGGTCGTGGCGAGAGCATCCAGTTCCCCCTCCGCGGCCTGATCCAGGGCTGGCAGGACGGCATCCCGGGTATGAAGGTCGGCGGACGCCGCGAGCTCGTGATCCCGCCGCACCTGGCCTACGGTCCCGCCGGCGGGCACTTCCTCGGTGGAAAGACCCTCATCTTCATCATCGACCTGCTGAAGGTGGGCTGA
- the rpsO gene encoding 30S ribosomal protein S15, whose product MALEADVKKAIIEEYATHPGDTGSPEVQVAMMTQRIKDLTEHLKTHKHDHHSRRGLFLLVGQRRRLLGYLQDVDINRYRSLIERLGLRR is encoded by the coding sequence ATGGCACTCGAAGCAGACGTCAAGAAGGCGATCATCGAAGAGTACGCGACGCACCCCGGTGACACCGGATCCCCCGAGGTGCAGGTCGCGATGATGACGCAGCGCATCAAGGACCTCACCGAGCACCTCAAGACCCACAAGCACGACCACCACTCGCGCCGTGGGCTCTTCCTGCTCGTCGGTCAGCGCCGCCGCCTGCTGGGTTACCTGCAGGACGTCGACATCAACCGTTACCGCTCGCTCATCGAGCGTCTCGGTCTGCGTCGCTAA